The Rhodothermales bacterium genome includes a window with the following:
- a CDS encoding lamin tail domain-containing protein, whose protein sequence is MRRTPASAPLTRLTVCALLLSLFLVGALPTWASAQGLWPGTPTPPSNALTTSALFEDFEDADVTYTPSTAEFSDGGTDFFTRTDGSGIATSYVVTGFNGASYFAAQDIDGEGATLPVSLVFSGIDIAGLTDLTFSARFAEDDDGTNEDWDEPDYVRVFASIDGGTFVQVFGIENNGNTFNSAPFVDTNLDGTGEGAEITSAFAEFSAAIAGAGSTLDLRIEFSLDSGDEDIAIDDVTVTGTMGDGDTDSDGDGVPDVEDNCPNDPNPDQADGDGDGIGDACDEPDMPMAGLVINEFLADPAGDLSGDANGDGVRDGSADEFVEILNPTDEPIDISGWTLSDAVGVRHTFAAGTVVEAQCGAVVFGGGSPSGDFGFTVVQTASAGFLGLNNGGDTVTLADAFGMTVAEVAFGAEGGSDQSLTRDPDVTGDFVQHSTATGSGGALFSPGTQVDGTAFAGCSAPPPPAAVVINEFLADPAGDLAGDANGDGTRDGTEDEFVELVNRTDAPVDISGWTLSDAVGVRHTFPDGTVLAAQCGAVVFGGGSPMGIFGGMTVQTAGGLGLNNGGDTVTLADAFGAVIAEVTYGGEGGNDQSLTRDPDITGNFVQHASALGAGGASFSPGTLVDGSIFEGCDAPPPPPSDIAECTSPTYMPQTLFPGLSGQALIDALIAAYKPNPANMPANYGIARDFMYAFIDNMDGTLEGVYSGFTATGIPQDLNTARNAAQNAGFNAEHTWPQSIGIANDEPGARTDLHHLFPARSNVNSARNNYPFAEIPDAETDRWYINATSQSTMPTSNIDGYAEANFEASPGIDLPFGDRRFEPREEHEGNAARAVFYVAAIYQALVSDPSEQAFLNTQLGAILNWNDIDPTDQTEYERTCAVAELQDEKVNPFVIDPTLARRAFATGVTVANVQRVPLVPAADEAATVTADVITPGEPTAVQLRYRVNGGAEIAVDATSLGGIAYSAQIPASAYGDGDRVEYAFFAAVGEASNTSPTQGFFAGTTPIATLNDRDDDGVLNYLGYGARVNGVGTADTGTFSTNNLEVYIQDATGGLSLFRGGDTFTPFAAGTRYTVLGVVEQFNGKTQLQPVAVMDEGPAAVDPLVATIAELQANPESFENELIRINGVTPGDFPPAGDSGDVPIEDGSSPEPLTMRIDNETGITGADAPPAPFDLVGIFTQFDTDGLPLDGGYQILPRGPEDLGSPQQDRSCPTALVVSDFRAAPSDQEFIEIQNVGDAAVDFAEVDCVVGAFGSASYLGLPAAGMLAPGETLTFGASASGADIAFADGTLRDGYSGLAVLDREALADGTPIPAIQPDIITSLVYLSGGVVYGFFHVDPAQAQTYCGLYAGRLHPFAQSQCAAARGTGDDGSVTRDFAAMVAAAEQEDAAARAAAVPTAFALAPAYPNPFSSRATLGVDVPEAASVRVVVYDVLGRSVAVLLDGAVEAGRHETVLDATALASGVYVVRMTTDGGFVATQRLTVVR, encoded by the coding sequence ATGCGCCGCACCCCTGCCTCCGCTCCCCTTACACGCCTTACCGTTTGCGCGCTGCTTCTGAGCCTGTTCCTCGTCGGGGCGCTGCCGACGTGGGCGAGCGCGCAGGGACTCTGGCCGGGCACGCCGACGCCTCCGTCGAATGCGCTGACGACGTCCGCCCTCTTCGAGGACTTCGAGGACGCCGACGTCACGTATACGCCCTCCACGGCTGAGTTCTCCGACGGCGGCACCGACTTCTTTACGCGCACCGATGGGTCCGGCATCGCGACCTCGTACGTTGTGACAGGCTTCAACGGCGCTTCCTATTTCGCCGCTCAGGACATCGACGGCGAGGGCGCGACGCTGCCGGTCTCACTCGTCTTTAGCGGCATCGACATTGCGGGGCTGACGGACCTCACGTTCTCCGCGCGCTTCGCCGAGGACGACGACGGCACGAACGAGGATTGGGACGAGCCCGATTACGTCCGCGTGTTCGCCTCCATCGACGGCGGCACCTTCGTGCAGGTGTTCGGGATCGAGAACAACGGCAACACCTTCAACTCGGCCCCGTTCGTCGACACCAATCTCGACGGCACCGGGGAGGGGGCGGAGATCACGTCCGCCTTCGCTGAGTTCTCCGCGGCGATTGCCGGGGCGGGCTCGACGCTCGACCTCCGCATCGAGTTCAGCCTCGACTCCGGCGATGAGGACATCGCGATCGACGACGTGACCGTCACGGGAACCATGGGCGACGGCGACACGGACAGCGACGGCGACGGCGTGCCCGACGTTGAGGACAACTGCCCCAACGACCCGAACCCGGACCAGGCCGACGGCGACGGCGACGGCATCGGTGACGCCTGCGACGAGCCCGACATGCCGATGGCCGGCCTCGTCATCAACGAGTTCCTCGCCGACCCGGCGGGCGACCTCAGCGGCGACGCCAACGGCGACGGCGTGCGCGACGGATCGGCCGACGAGTTCGTGGAGATCCTCAACCCGACCGACGAGCCGATCGACATCTCGGGCTGGACGCTCAGCGACGCCGTCGGTGTGCGCCACACGTTCGCGGCGGGCACCGTCGTCGAAGCCCAGTGCGGCGCCGTCGTCTTCGGCGGCGGCTCGCCGTCCGGCGACTTCGGCTTTACCGTCGTGCAGACGGCGAGCGCCGGCTTCCTCGGTCTCAACAACGGCGGCGACACGGTGACGCTCGCCGATGCCTTCGGAATGACGGTGGCGGAGGTGGCCTTTGGCGCCGAGGGCGGCAGCGACCAGTCGCTCACGCGCGACCCCGACGTTACGGGCGACTTCGTGCAGCACAGCACCGCGACCGGGTCCGGCGGCGCGCTCTTCTCGCCCGGCACGCAGGTCGATGGCACCGCCTTCGCCGGGTGCTCCGCGCCGCCACCGCCGGCCGCGGTCGTCATCAACGAGTTCCTCGCCGATCCGGCGGGTGACCTCGCCGGCGACGCCAACGGCGACGGCACGCGTGACGGCACGGAGGATGAGTTCGTCGAGCTCGTCAACCGGACCGATGCTCCCGTCGACATCTCTGGCTGGACGCTCAGCGACGCCGTCGGCGTGCGCCACACGTTCCCAGACGGGACGGTCCTCGCCGCGCAGTGCGGCGCCGTCGTCTTCGGCGGGGGTAGCCCGATGGGCATCTTCGGCGGGATGACGGTGCAGACGGCCGGCGGGCTCGGCCTCAACAACGGCGGCGACACGGTGACGCTCGCGGACGCCTTCGGGGCCGTCATCGCCGAAGTGACGTATGGCGGCGAAGGCGGCAACGACCAGTCGCTCACGCGCGACCCCGACATCACCGGCAACTTCGTGCAGCACGCCTCGGCGCTGGGCGCAGGCGGGGCCTCGTTCTCGCCCGGCACCCTCGTCGATGGCTCCATCTTCGAAGGCTGCGACGCGCCGCCGCCGCCGCCGAGCGACATCGCCGAGTGCACGTCGCCGACGTACATGCCGCAGACGCTCTTCCCGGGCCTCTCCGGGCAGGCACTCATCGACGCGCTCATCGCGGCCTACAAGCCGAACCCGGCGAACATGCCGGCCAACTACGGCATCGCGCGCGACTTCATGTACGCCTTCATCGACAACATGGACGGCACGCTCGAAGGGGTCTACTCCGGCTTTACGGCGACCGGCATTCCGCAGGACCTGAACACGGCCCGCAACGCCGCCCAGAACGCCGGCTTCAACGCCGAGCACACCTGGCCGCAGTCGATCGGGATCGCCAACGACGAGCCCGGCGCGCGGACCGACCTCCACCACCTCTTCCCCGCGCGTTCGAACGTCAACTCGGCCCGGAATAACTACCCCTTCGCCGAGATCCCCGACGCCGAGACCGACCGCTGGTACATCAACGCGACCAGCCAGAGCACGATGCCGACGTCCAACATCGACGGCTACGCCGAGGCTAATTTCGAGGCGAGCCCGGGCATCGACCTGCCCTTCGGGGACCGCCGCTTCGAGCCGCGTGAGGAGCACGAGGGCAACGCCGCCCGCGCCGTGTTCTACGTCGCGGCCATCTACCAGGCCCTCGTCAGCGACCCCAGCGAGCAGGCGTTCCTCAACACCCAACTCGGCGCGATCCTGAACTGGAACGACATCGATCCGACGGACCAGACCGAGTACGAGCGGACGTGCGCCGTGGCGGAGTTGCAGGACGAGAAGGTCAACCCCTTCGTCATCGACCCGACGCTCGCGCGGCGCGCCTTCGCGACGGGCGTGACGGTGGCGAACGTGCAGCGCGTGCCCCTCGTCCCGGCCGCCGACGAAGCCGCGACCGTGACGGCCGACGTCATCACGCCGGGCGAGCCCACGGCGGTCCAGCTCCGCTACCGTGTCAACGGCGGCGCCGAGATCGCCGTAGACGCCACGAGCTTGGGCGGCATCGCCTATAGCGCGCAGATCCCGGCCTCCGCGTACGGCGACGGGGACCGCGTCGAGTACGCGTTCTTCGCTGCCGTCGGCGAGGCCAGCAACACGAGCCCGACCCAGGGCTTCTTCGCCGGCACCACGCCGATCGCGACGCTCAACGACCGCGACGACGACGGCGTGCTGAACTACCTCGGCTACGGTGCCCGCGTCAACGGCGTCGGCACGGCCGACACCGGCACGTTCTCGACGAACAACCTGGAGGTCTATATCCAGGACGCGACGGGCGGGCTCAGCCTCTTCCGCGGCGGCGACACGTTCACGCCGTTCGCGGCGGGCACGCGCTACACCGTCCTCGGCGTCGTCGAGCAGTTCAACGGCAAGACCCAGCTCCAGCCCGTCGCCGTCATGGACGAAGGCCCGGCTGCGGTCGACCCGCTCGTGGCGACGATCGCCGAGCTTCAGGCGAACCCCGAGTCGTTTGAGAACGAGCTGATCCGGATCAACGGCGTCACGCCGGGCGATTTCCCGCCGGCCGGTGACAGCGGCGACGTCCCGATCGAGGACGGTTCCTCGCCCGAGCCGCTCACCATGCGGATCGACAACGAGACGGGCATCACCGGGGCCGACGCGCCGCCCGCTCCGTTCGACCTCGTCGGCATCTTCACGCAGTTCGACACCGACGGGCTCCCGCTCGACGGCGGCTACCAGATCCTCCCGCGCGGCCCCGAGGATCTCGGGAGCCCGCAGCAGGATCGCTCGTGCCCGACGGCGCTCGTGGTCTCGGACTTCCGTGCCGCTCCGAGCGACCAGGAGTTCATCGAGATCCAGAACGTCGGCGACGCGGCGGTCGACTTCGCCGAGGTGGATTGCGTCGTCGGTGCGTTCGGCTCGGCGTCGTACCTCGGCCTCCCCGCCGCCGGCATGCTCGCCCCCGGCGAGACGCTGACGTTCGGGGCCTCGGCCTCCGGTGCCGACATCGCCTTCGCCGACGGCACCCTCCGCGACGGGTACTCTGGCCTCGCCGTGCTCGACCGCGAGGCCCTCGCCGACGGGACGCCGATCCCGGCGATCCAGCCGGACATCATCACGTCGCTCGTGTACCTCTCGGGCGGCGTCGTCTACGGGTTCTTCCACGTCGACCCGGCGCAGGCGCAGACGTACTGCGGGCTCTACGCGGGGCGGCTCCACCCCTTCGCCCAGAGCCAGTGCGCAGCCGCGCGCGGGACGGGCGACGACGGCTCGGTCACGCGCGACTTCGCGGCGATGGTCGCAGCGGCAGAACAGGAAGACGCGGCAGCACGCGCGGCGGCGGTGCCGACCGCGTTCGCCCTCGCCCCGGCCTATCCGAACCCGTTCTCTTCACGGGCGACGCTCGGCGTCGACGTACCGGAAGCGGCGTCCGTCCGCGTTGTGGTCTACGACGTGCTCGGCCGCTCGGTGGCTGTGCTCCTCGACGGCGCGGTGGAGGCGGGCCGCCACGAGACGGTCCTCGACGCCACCGCACTGGCGAGCGGGGTCTACGTCGTGCGGATGACGACGGACGGCGGGTTCGTCGCGACGCAACGGCTCACGGTCGTCCGCTAG